A single region of the Rhizobium binae genome encodes:
- a CDS encoding vWA domain-containing protein, with protein MDKELEKLSRLTPPAFDPQARARALAAAMQAFDSAENNAAAAQGIAKDWRPSSIINWIWSPAVNKKFLAGSALATLLIIPAAGYLTVELTRNRSIIDHEKIAGTVSKNEVTKPAGPVTAAPRLPEAAADSAQVSEPQTAAKPTSAEIAEFDAKEATTLLDKSGGTVAAGAKRSIAQGIVAPDQQPAEPMAVAPSPVPPADGRAQLQLDPSRERFANAAANPIMSVATHPVSTFSADVDSASYSFVRRSLTGGAMPDPQSVRVEEMINYFPYDWPGPEKADQPFKATVTVMPTPWNHDTELMHVAIKGYDIAPATAPHANLVFLIDVSGSMDEPDKLPLLKSAFRLLVNRLKADDTVSIVTYAGNAGTVLEPTRVAEKAKILSAIDRLEAGGSTGGAEGIEAAYDLAEKAFVKDGVNRVMLATDGDFNVGPSSDEDLKRIIEEKRKDGIFLTVLGFGRGNLNDSLMQTLAQNGNGSAAYIDTLAEAQKTLVEEAGSTLFPIAKDVKFQVEFNSERIAEYRLIGYETRALKREDFNNDRVDAGDIGSGHSVTAIYEITPKGSPAVMNDDLRYGLPNKAPAETSVSAHQGELAFVKMRYKRPGEDKSALITTPVGDANAVATIDAAPQDVRFSVAVAAFGQKLSRASALDAYPYQAIADLAAASRGADPFGYRSDFLGLVRLADGLSQR; from the coding sequence ATGGACAAGGAACTCGAAAAACTCTCCCGCCTCACCCCGCCGGCCTTCGATCCGCAGGCGCGGGCGCGCGCCCTTGCGGCGGCGATGCAGGCCTTCGACAGCGCGGAAAATAATGCAGCGGCAGCCCAAGGAATTGCAAAAGACTGGCGTCCAAGCTCCATCATCAACTGGATATGGAGCCCTGCCGTGAATAAGAAATTCCTCGCCGGTTCAGCCCTTGCGACGTTGCTCATCATTCCCGCTGCGGGTTATCTCACCGTCGAGCTGACCCGAAACCGATCGATTATCGACCATGAAAAGATCGCCGGCACTGTTTCGAAAAATGAGGTGACGAAACCGGCCGGGCCGGTCACGGCTGCGCCTCGGCTTCCCGAGGCGGCGGCCGACAGCGCTCAAGTCTCGGAGCCGCAGACCGCCGCGAAACCCACGAGCGCTGAGATCGCCGAGTTCGATGCCAAGGAAGCGACGACGCTGCTGGACAAGTCTGGCGGGACGGTAGCAGCAGGGGCCAAGCGCTCTATCGCACAAGGTATCGTCGCCCCAGATCAGCAGCCAGCCGAGCCGATGGCCGTCGCCCCCTCACCTGTCCCGCCGGCGGATGGACGGGCCCAGCTCCAGCTCGATCCCAGCCGCGAGCGGTTTGCCAATGCCGCGGCAAATCCGATCATGAGTGTCGCGACCCATCCGGTCTCGACCTTCTCCGCCGATGTCGACAGCGCTTCCTATTCCTTTGTCCGCCGATCGCTCACCGGCGGGGCGATGCCCGATCCGCAATCGGTTCGCGTCGAGGAGATGATCAATTATTTCCCCTATGACTGGCCGGGTCCCGAGAAGGCCGACCAGCCTTTCAAGGCGACCGTGACGGTGATGCCGACCCCATGGAACCACGACACGGAACTAATGCACGTGGCGATCAAGGGGTATGATATCGCGCCGGCGACCGCGCCGCACGCCAATCTGGTCTTTCTGATCGACGTCTCGGGTTCGATGGACGAGCCGGACAAGCTGCCGCTGCTGAAGAGCGCCTTCCGGCTGCTGGTCAACAGGCTGAAGGCCGACGACACCGTCTCGATCGTCACCTATGCCGGCAATGCCGGCACGGTGCTCGAGCCGACGCGGGTGGCGGAGAAAGCGAAGATCCTTTCGGCGATCGACAGGCTGGAGGCTGGAGGCTCGACCGGCGGCGCCGAGGGCATCGAGGCGGCCTACGATCTTGCCGAAAAGGCCTTCGTCAAGGACGGCGTCAACCGGGTGATGCTGGCGACGGACGGCGACTTCAATGTCGGCCCGTCGAGCGACGAGGATCTGAAACGCATCATCGAGGAGAAACGCAAGGACGGCATCTTCCTGACCGTTCTCGGCTTCGGCCGCGGCAACCTCAACGATTCCCTGATGCAGACGCTCGCCCAGAATGGCAATGGCAGTGCCGCCTATATCGACACCCTGGCGGAAGCGCAGAAGACCTTGGTCGAAGAAGCCGGATCGACGCTGTTTCCGATTGCGAAGGACGTCAAGTTCCAGGTCGAGTTCAATTCGGAACGGATCGCCGAATACCGGCTGATCGGCTATGAGACGCGCGCCCTCAAACGCGAGGACTTCAACAATGATCGCGTCGATGCCGGCGATATCGGCTCCGGTCACAGCGTCACGGCGATTTACGAGATCACGCCCAAGGGAAGTCCCGCGGTCATGAATGACGATCTGCGGTACGGCCTGCCCAATAAGGCACCGGCCGAGACATCGGTCAGCGCGCATCAGGGCGAGCTCGCCTTCGTCAAGATGCGCTACAAGCGGCCAGGCGAAGACAAGAGCGCCCTGATCACCACGCCGGTCGGTGACGCCAACGCGGTCGCCACGATCGACGCCGCGCCGCAAGATGTTCGCTTCTCGGTGGCCGTCGCTGCCTTCGGCCAGAAACTCAGCCGTGCCAGCGCCCTCGATGCCTATCCTTATCAGGCGATTGCCGATCTCGCTGCGGCATCGCGGGGGGCCGATCCCTTCGGCTACAGATCGGACTTCCTCGGTCTCGTCAGACTGGCTGACGGTCTCAGCCAGCGATAA
- a CDS encoding SMP-30/gluconolactonase/LRE family protein — protein sequence MFGEIEGTGFEVLDPRFESCFVGHARVERLWTGGRWLEGPAWFAAGRYLVFSDIPNNRMMRYDDTSGQTSVFRSPSNNSNGNTVDNQGRLITCEHLARRVTRTDFDGGISVLADRIAGKRLNSPNDVTVKSDGTVWFTDPSYGILHDYEGDYGEEEIGGCHVYRHDPATGATDQMTSDFVKPNGLAFSPDETVLYIADTGASHLSGGPRHIRKLAVCDTGKLSDLGIFAECTAGFFDGFRVDRKGRIWTSAGDGVHCYDPDGTLLGKIHIPEIVSNVAFGSEKRNRLFITATTSLYAVYLTANGSRLG from the coding sequence ATGTTCGGGGAAATCGAGGGTACGGGTTTTGAAGTTCTCGACCCGCGCTTTGAAAGCTGCTTCGTCGGCCATGCCCGCGTCGAGCGGCTTTGGACGGGCGGCCGCTGGCTGGAGGGACCGGCCTGGTTTGCCGCCGGCCGTTATCTGGTTTTCTCCGATATCCCCAACAATCGCATGATGCGCTACGACGACACCAGCGGGCAGACATCGGTCTTCCGCTCGCCCAGCAACAATTCGAACGGCAACACCGTCGACAACCAGGGGCGGCTGATCACCTGTGAGCATCTGGCGCGCCGCGTCACGCGAACGGATTTCGACGGCGGGATCAGCGTGCTGGCCGACCGCATTGCGGGCAAAAGGCTCAATTCGCCGAACGACGTCACCGTGAAGTCCGACGGCACCGTCTGGTTCACCGACCCTAGCTACGGCATCCTCCACGACTATGAGGGTGATTACGGCGAGGAGGAAATCGGCGGATGCCACGTCTACCGGCACGATCCGGCAACAGGCGCCACCGATCAGATGACCTCGGATTTCGTCAAGCCGAACGGGCTGGCTTTCTCCCCCGACGAAACGGTTCTTTATATCGCCGATACCGGGGCATCGCACCTGTCCGGCGGTCCGCGCCATATCAGAAAGCTCGCCGTGTGCGATACTGGCAAGCTCAGCGACCTCGGCATTTTTGCCGAATGCACCGCTGGCTTTTTCGATGGTTTTCGCGTCGACCGGAAGGGAAGGATCTGGACGAGCGCTGGCGACGGTGTGCACTGCTATGACCCAGATGGCACACTGCTCGGCAAGATCCATATTCCCGAGATCGTCTCCAATGTCGCTTTCGGCAGCGAGAAACGAAACCGCCTCTTCATCACCGCAACCACTTCGCTCTACGCTGTCTATCTCACGGCCAACGGCTCAAGGCTGGGATAG